In Thamnophis elegans isolate rThaEle1 chromosome 13, rThaEle1.pri, whole genome shotgun sequence, one DNA window encodes the following:
- the SGSM1 gene encoding small G protein signaling modulator 1 isoform X2, which yields MAAAPAAPATGSGRRAPGAASGGSSALRALAPASLLLLPAEAETRQRLLRAVKKEVKQIMEEAVTRKFVHEDSSHIISFCAAVEACVLHGLKRRAAGFLRSNKMAALFMKVGKSFPPAEEVSRKVQDLEQLIESTRNQGSSLQESARKTPKPPSLSPQAVKHLWIRTALFEKVLDKIVHYLVENSSKYYEKEALLMDPVDGPILASLLVGPCALEYTKMKTADHFWTDPSADELVQRHRIHSSHCWQDSPTKRPALCIQKRHSSGSMDDRPTLSARDYVESLHQNSRATLLYGKNNVLVQPRDDMEAIPGYLSLHQTADVMALKWTPNQLMNGSVGDLDYEKSVYWDYAMTIRLEEIVYLHCHQHVDSGGTVVLVSQDGIQRPPLRFPKGGHLLQFLSCLENGLLPHGQLDPPLWSQRGKGKVFPRLKKRNLQGPPESSSDREEEEATDYVFRILYPGIQDFAVVNGSCLAPTSANAGASGQEATWMARIHGKVVVIPKWPLSLPGGPLPSPTSSESRQRSSPQDLMDAPGGALPSMWQPSTRKASCPSCTQGASSENGLPNGCNHERAPLKLLCDNMKYQIVSRAFYGWLAYCRHLSTVRTHLSALVNHAIVSPKVPCDASSGLTVEIWERFLQDGTSYEEKELLRLVYFGGIQHEIRKSVWPFLLGHYQFGMLEAERKEVDLQTRAHYEQTMAEWLGCEAIVRQREKESHAAALAKCSSGASLDSHVGPLRHRDSTVSNGSSQSSSFGPQNLSRLQSDSSGSTQVFESVEELEQTEAELKLEAGRRAALPNGGVPEAGPCSPDSGHPSSQNFSVTSAYSEQSFSTEESWPEAGKAGAAQAAGEGPPPAMDGKGEAEGPQGEDSVASTLDALAGVGQELPAEEEGAPSVADHWALPSAEQPSSMGSEDDLSEEPEMESLFPTLDSHSLAVTDLTLSEVSPVSSSGVAYSPELLDLYTVNLHRIEKDVQRCDRNYWYFSPVNLEKLRNVMCSYIWHHIDVGYVQGMCDLLAPLLVILDEEALAFSCFTELMKRMNQNFPHGGAMDTHFANMRSLIQILDSELFELMHQNGDYTHFYFCYRWFLLDFKRELVYEDVFTVWETIWAASQVSSPCYGLFIALALVEVYRDIILENNMDFTDIIKFFNEMAERHNTKQVLQLARELVSKVQTLIENK from the exons ATGGCGGCGGCTCCGGCTGCTCCGGCGACGGGCTCCGGGCGGCGGGCTCCGGGCGCGGCGTCGGGGGGCTCGTCCGCCCTGCGCGCCCTGGCGCCCgcctcgctgctgctgctgccggccGAGGCCGAAACCCGGCAGCGCCTCCTGCGCGCCGTCAAGAAGGAG GTAAAACAAATAATGGAGGAAGCTGTCACAAGGAAGTTTGTGCATGAGGACAGCAGCCATATCATTTCTTTCTGTG CCGCGGTCGAAGCCTGCGTCCTTCACGGACTCAAGCGCCGGGCAGCCGGTTTCCTGCGGAGCAACAAGATGGCCGCCCTGTTTATGAAGGTGGGCAAGAGTTTCCCGCCGGCCGAGGAGGTTTCCCGGAAAGTGCAGGACCTGGAGCAGCTCATCGAGAGCAC GAGGAACCAAGGCTCCAGCTTGCAGGAAAGCGCTCGCAAAACTCCAAAGCCCCCCAGCCTCTCCCCACAAGCCGTCAAGCACCTCTGGATCCGGACGGCGCTTTTTGAGAAAGTCCTGGACAAAATCGTGCACTACCTGGTGGAAAACAGCAG CAAATACTACGAGAAGGAGGCCTTACTCATGGATCCAGTGGATGGACCAATCCTGGCCTCTTTGCTGG TGGGTCCTTGTGCCCTGGAGTACACTAAGATGAAGACGGCTGATCACTTCTGGACCGATCCTTCAGCAGACGAGTTGGTCCAAAGGCACCGGATCCACAGCTCCCACTGCTGGCAAGATTCGCCCACCAAGCGCCCTGCGCTCTGC ATCCAGAAAAGGCACTCCAGCGGCAGCATGGATGACCGGCCCACCTTGTCCGCCAGGGATTACGTCGAGTCGCTGCACCAGAACTCCAGGGCCACCCTCCTCTACGGCAAAAACAACGTCTTGGTGCAGCCG CGAGACGACATGGAAGCCATTCCGGGCTATTTATCGCTCCACCAGACGGCCGACGTCATGGCGCTGAAGTGGACCCCAAACCAGCTGATGAACGGCTCCGTGGGCGACCTGGACTACGAGAAAAG CGTTTACTGGGACTACGCCATGACCATCCGCCTGGAAGAGATTGTCTACCTTCACTGCCACCAGCATG TAGACAGCGGGGGCACCGTTGTCCTGGTCAGCCAGGATGGCATCCAGCGCCCTCCCCTGAGGTTCCCGAAGGGAGGGCATCTGCTTCAGTTCCTCTCCTGCCTGGAGAACGGCCTGCTGCCCCACGGCCAGCTGGATCCCCCTCTCTGGTCGCAAAGGGGGAAg GGGAAAGTCTTCCCGAGGCTGAAGAAGCGCAACCTGCAGGGGCCCCCGGAGTCTTCCTCGgacagggaggaagaggaggccacGGATTACGTCTTCCGGATCCTCTATCCAGGCATCCAAGATTTCG CGGTGGTTAACGGCTCTTGCCTTGCCCCCACCTCTGCCAACGCTGGTGCTTCTGGGCAAGAGGCGACTTGGATGGCCCGGATCCATGGCAAAGTCGTGGTGATCCCCAAATGGCCCCTGAGTCTTCCTGGGGGgccccttccttcccccaccaGCTCGGAGTCCAGGCAGCGCTCTT CCCCCCAGGACCTGATGGACGCGCCGGGGGGCGCCCTCCCTTCCATGTGGCAGCCGAGTACCCGCAAGGCCTCCTGCCCTTCCTGCACCCAGGGGGCATCCAGTGAGAACGGCCTGCCGAACGGCTGCAACCACGAAAG AGCCCCCCTGAAGCTCCTGTGTGACAACATGAAGTACCAAATCGTCTCTCGGGCGTTTTACGGCT GGCTGGCCTACTGCCGACACCTTTCCACCGTCCGGACGCACCTCTCGGCACTGGTCAACCATGCCATTGTGTCTCCCAAGGTGCCCTGCGATGCCAGCTCGGGGCTGACGGTGGAGATCTGGGAGAGGTTCCTCCAGGACGGCACG AGCTACGAGGAGAAGGAGCTGCTTCGGCTGGTCTACTTCGGAGGAATCCAGCATGAGATCCGGAAGTCCGTCTGGCCCTTCCTGCTGGGACATTACCAGTTTGGGATGCTGGAAGCCGAGAGGAAAGAG GTGGACCTGCAGACCCGCGCCCACTACGAGCAAACCATGGCTGAGTGGCTGGGCTGCGAGGCCATCGTCCGGCAGCGGGAGAAGGAGTCCCACGCAGCGGCCCTGGCCAAGTGCTCCTCGGGGGCCAGCCTGGACTCCCACGTGGGGCCCCTGAGGCACCGCGACTCCACCGTCAGCAACGGC TCTTCCCAGAGTAGCAGTTTTGGCCCCCAGAACCTCAGCCGGCTACAGAGCGACTCCAGCGGCAGCACCCAG GTGTTTGAATCGGTGGAGGAGCTGGAGCAGACGGAAGCCGAGTTGAAGCTGGAGGCCGGCAGGCGAGCGGCTCTCCCCAACGGTGGGGTCCCTGAGGCTGGGCCCTGCTCCCCCGACTCCGGCCACCCTTCCTCCCAGAACTTCTCCGTCACCTCGGCCTATTCGGAGCAGAGCTTCAGCACGGAAGAGAGCTGGCCGGAGGCGGGCAAGGCGGGGGCAGCCCAGGCCGCTGGGGAAGGGCCCCCGCCTGCCATGGACGGCAAGGGAGAGGCGGAAGGGCCCCAGGGGGAGGACTCTGTCGCCAGCACCCTGGATGCCTTGGCCGGGGTGGGCCAGGAGCTGCCCGCGGAAGAGGAGGGGGCCCCCTCCGTGGCTGACCACTGGGCCCTCCCCAGTGCAGAGCAGCCGAGTTCCATGGGGAGCGAAGACGACCTGTCGGAAGAGCCCGAGATGGAGAGCCTCTTCCCGACCCTGGATTCGCACTCGCTGGCCGTCACCGACCTCACCCTGAGCGAAGTCTCCCCCGTCTCTTCCTCGGGGGTGGCCTACTCG CCGGAGCTGCTGGACCTCTACACGGTCAACCTGCACCGCATTGAGAAGGACGTCCAGAGGTGTGACCGGAACTACTGGTACTTCTCCCCGGTCAACCTGGAGAAGCTGCGGAACGTCATGTGCAG CTACATCTGGCACCATATTGACGTGGGCTACGTCCAGGGAATGTGCGACTTGCTGGCTCCGCTGCTGGTCATCCTGGATGAGG AAGCCCTGGCCTTCAGCTGCTTCACAGAGCTGATGAAGAGAATGAACCAGAACTTCCCCCATGGAGGAGCCATGGACACCCACTTTGCCAACATGCGGTCCCTCATCCAG ATCCTGGACTCGGAGCTCTTCGAACTGATGCACCAAAACGGGGATTACACCCATTTCTACTTCTGCTATCGCTGGTTCCTCTTGGATTTCAAGCGAG agctGGTCTACGAGGATGTCTTCACCGTCTGGGAGACCATCTGGGCGGCATCTCAGGTGTCCTCGCCTTGCTACGGCCTCTTCATCGCCCTGGCCCTGGTGGAGGTGTATCGGGACATCATTCTGGAGAACAACATGGACTTCACGGACATCATCAAGTTCTTCAATG AAATGGCCGAGCGGCACAACACGAAGCAGGTCCTCCAACTGGCCCGGGAACTCGTCTCCAAAGTCCAGACGCTGATTGAGAACAAGTGA